In one Saimiri boliviensis isolate mSaiBol1 chromosome 3, mSaiBol1.pri, whole genome shotgun sequence genomic region, the following are encoded:
- the FABP2 gene encoding fatty acid-binding protein, intestinal, which produces MAFDGNWKVDRSENYDKFMEKMGVNIVKRKLAAHDNLKLTITQEGNRFTVKESSTFRNIEIVFELGVTFNYNLADGTELSGTWTLDGNKLIGKFKRIDNEKELNTVREIIGGELVQTYVYEGVEAKRIFKKD; this is translated from the exons ATGGCGTTTGACGGCAATTGGAAGGTAGACCGGAGTGAAAACTATGACAAGTTCATGGAAAAAATGG GTGTTAATATAGTGAAAAGGAAGCTTGCAGCTCATGACAATTTGAAGCTGACAATTACACAAGAAGGAAATAGATTCACAGTCAAAGAATCAAGCACTTTTAGAAACATTGAAATTGTTTTTGAACTTGGTGTCACCTTTAATTACAACCTTGCAGACGGAACTGAACTCTCT gGTACCTGGACCCTTGATGGAAATAAACTTATTGGAAAATTCAAACGGATAGACAATGAAAAAGAACTGAATACTGTCAGAGAAATTATAGGTGGTGAACTAGTCCAG ACTTACGTATATGAAGGAGTAGAAGccaaaagaatctttaaaaaggaTTGA